Proteins from one Mesorhizobium sp. M9A.F.Ca.ET.002.03.1.2 genomic window:
- a CDS encoding antitoxin Xre/MbcA/ParS toxin-binding domain-containing protein: MNSVALEIPASRFGEERSPFLSARRVAEQLGVTLTELASLIGVARNTLAAKTGARKVDAALSPIVRILAMAGEMAGGEQRAAIWFKHQPIPGWAGKTAYDLVREGKTDKVLAYLEAVRSGIYA, encoded by the coding sequence ATGAATTCCGTGGCCCTCGAAATCCCTGCGTCGCGCTTCGGCGAGGAACGGTCGCCGTTCCTGTCAGCGAGGCGGGTCGCCGAGCAGCTCGGCGTCACTCTAACTGAACTGGCGAGCCTGATCGGTGTCGCGCGCAACACGCTTGCGGCAAAGACAGGCGCACGCAAGGTCGACGCCGCCCTCAGTCCGATCGTCCGCATCCTGGCGATGGCGGGCGAAATGGCCGGCGGCGAGCAGCGCGCGGCGATCTGGTTCAAGCACCAGCCGATCCCCGGCTGGGCCGGAAAGACCGCCTACGATCTGGTTCGCGAGGGCAAGACGGACAAGGTGCTTGCCTATTTGGAGGCTGTCCGCTCCGGCATCTATGCCTGA